One genomic region from Gemmobacter aquarius encodes:
- a CDS encoding aldehyde dehydrogenase, producing the protein MDRFQLYIDGQFRDGAATFQSLDPATGTPWAEMPEAREAEVNAAVTAAHRAFRSGPWPKLTATARGKLLMKLADLVQAAAPRLAALETRDTGKIIRETSAQIAYVADYFRYYAGLADKIEGAHLPIDKPDMEVWTRREPVGVVAAIVPWNSQLFLSAVKIGPALAAGCTVVLKASEDGPAPMLEFARLVHEAGFPAGVFNVITGFGPTCGAVLTRHPLVDHIAFTGGPETARAVVRGSAENLASTSLELGGKSPFIVFDDADLDSAANAQVSGIFAATGQSCVAGSRLLVQSSVKDAFLAKLKAKAEAIRIAAPDEMTTEVGPLCTLRQRDRIERLVAESLTAGARLVTGGQTPEGAGFYYPPTILDCSSVPDAASVTQELFGPVLSVVAFETEDEALEIANATQYGLASGVFTASLTRAHRMIRGLRAGVVWVNTYRAVSPIAPFGGSGLSGHGREGGLAAALDYTTVKTVWLRTSDAPIPDPFVMR; encoded by the coding sequence TTGGACCGCTTCCAGCTTTACATCGACGGACAGTTCCGCGACGGGGCGGCGACGTTCCAAAGCCTCGATCCGGCCACGGGCACGCCATGGGCCGAGATGCCCGAAGCGCGCGAGGCCGAGGTGAACGCGGCCGTCACCGCCGCGCATCGGGCGTTTCGCAGCGGGCCTTGGCCGAAGCTTACGGCAACTGCGCGGGGCAAGCTGTTGATGAAGCTGGCGGATCTGGTGCAGGCCGCCGCCCCTCGACTGGCCGCGCTGGAAACCCGCGACACCGGCAAGATCATCCGCGAGACATCGGCGCAGATCGCCTATGTCGCGGATTACTTCCGCTATTACGCAGGGCTTGCCGACAAGATCGAAGGCGCGCATCTGCCCATCGACAAGCCCGACATGGAGGTCTGGACGCGGCGCGAACCCGTTGGCGTGGTGGCCGCGATCGTTCCATGGAACAGCCAGCTTTTCCTCTCGGCGGTCAAGATCGGCCCTGCGCTGGCGGCGGGCTGCACGGTGGTGCTCAAAGCCTCGGAAGACGGCCCTGCCCCCATGCTGGAATTCGCGCGGCTGGTGCATGAGGCAGGGTTTCCCGCAGGCGTGTTCAACGTGATCACCGGCTTTGGACCGACCTGTGGCGCGGTACTGACGCGGCACCCCTTGGTTGACCATATCGCCTTTACCGGCGGGCCGGAAACGGCGCGGGCGGTGGTGCGGGGATCGGCGGAAAACCTCGCCTCGACCTCGCTCGAACTGGGTGGCAAATCGCCCTTTATCGTGTTCGACGACGCCGATCTGGACAGTGCGGCCAACGCGCAAGTGTCGGGGATATTCGCAGCCACAGGCCAAAGCTGTGTCGCGGGATCGCGGCTTCTGGTGCAATCCAGCGTCAAGGACGCCTTCCTTGCGAAGCTGAAAGCCAAGGCCGAGGCCATCCGCATCGCAGCCCCGGACGAGATGACCACCGAAGTCGGCCCGCTCTGCACCCTGCGGCAGCGCGACCGGATCGAACGGCTGGTGGCCGAAAGCCTGACGGCGGGGGCAAGGCTGGTGACGGGCGGGCAAACGCCAGAAGGCGCGGGTTTTTACTACCCGCCCACGATCCTCGATTGCAGCTCGGTTCCCGATGCGGCTTCGGTCACGCAGGAACTTTTCGGTCCGGTCCTGTCGGTGGTGGCCTTCGAGACCGAGGACGAGGCGCTGGAAATCGCCAACGCCACGCAATACGGGCTTGCCTCGGGCGTGTTCACGGCCTCGCTGACGCGGGCGCACCGGATGATCCGCGGGCTGCGGGCGGGGGTGGTCTGGGTCAACACCTATCGCGCCGTATCGCCCATCGCGCCCTTCGGCGGGTCGGGCCTGTCGGGCCACGGCCGCGAGGGCGGGTTGGCCGCGGCGCTGGATTACACCACGGTCAAGACCGTGTGGCTACGCACCTCGGACGCGCCGATCCCCGACCCTTTCGTGATGCGCTAG
- a CDS encoding flavin reductase family protein — MTDTPQFDRRALRDAFGSFMTGVTVVTCRDAAGQPLGFTANSFSSVSLDPPLLLVSIARSSANYAAFTGAGGFAVNILSEGQKDISNTFARPVEDRFASVYWKDSDNGSPLIGNVSAWFDCALHHCIEAGDHAILIGRVLGFAATPAPGLGYYRGSYFTPADTATRLATGPEVVVSAVIEQGGQVLLADDGTGGLTLPTARVGRDGVSATLAGLIAATGVEAAPGFIYSVYEDVARGHQHISFLCPATGGVAATGSYVDLDPKALEDVTDPAMRVLLERLAEESRVGNYGIYFGDQNSGQVALVAKGKTP; from the coding sequence ATGACGGACACACCACAATTCGACCGCCGCGCCCTGCGCGATGCCTTTGGCAGCTTCATGACCGGCGTCACGGTCGTGACCTGCCGCGATGCGGCGGGCCAACCGCTTGGCTTTACGGCCAATTCCTTTTCGTCGGTCTCGCTCGACCCGCCGCTTCTGCTGGTGTCGATCGCGCGGTCCTCGGCCAATTACGCGGCCTTTACCGGCGCGGGCGGCTTTGCCGTGAACATCCTGTCCGAAGGGCAAAAGGACATATCGAACACCTTCGCCCGCCCGGTCGAGGACCGTTTCGCCAGCGTCTACTGGAAGGACAGCGACAACGGCTCGCCGCTGATCGGCAATGTCTCGGCGTGGTTCGACTGCGCGCTGCACCACTGCATCGAGGCGGGCGACCACGCCATCCTGATCGGTCGCGTGCTGGGCTTTGCGGCGACCCCTGCCCCGGGTCTGGGCTATTATCGCGGCAGCTATTTCACCCCCGCCGACACCGCGACACGTCTTGCGACGGGGCCGGAAGTGGTGGTGTCTGCCGTGATCGAACAGGGCGGGCAGGTGCTGCTGGCCGATGACGGCACCGGCGGCTTGACCCTGCCCACCGCCCGCGTCGGACGCGACGGGGTTTCGGCCACACTCGCAGGGCTGATCGCAGCAACGGGAGTCGAGGCAGCACCCGGTTTCATCTATTCGGTCTACGAAGACGTGGCGCGGGGCCATCAGCATATCAGCTTTCTCTGCCCCGCCACGGGTGGCGTTGCGGCAACCGGAAGCTATGTCGATCTGGACCCAAAGGCACTGGAAGACGTCACCGATCCGGCTATGCGCGTGCTTCTGGAACGTCTGGCCGAGGAATCCCGCGTCGGCAATTACGGCATCTATTTCGGCGACCAGAATTCGGGTCAGGTCGCCTTGGTCGCAAAGGGCAAAACGCCATGA